The Veillonellaceae bacterium nucleotide sequence AAGCTTGCTAGCTTTAAGAATACTGGACTGAATGCTTTGCGCCAATAGAGCATCATACATTGACTTTCGGTAATAGAATGTCGAAGTGCCACCTACTTTGGAATTGGTAAATGCATCAGCATGAATGCTGACAAATATATCAGCCTTATTAAGAGCGGCTAACGTAGTCCTTGCCTTCAGTTCATCAGCCGCTGTCGCACTGGCTCCATATACATCATTGTCACCGCGCCGCGTCATGACAACCTTAGCGCCTGCCTTCTCCAACAATACTGCTAATTTCTGAGCAACAGCCAAGGTAACCGTTTTTTCCTTAGTACCGCCCGGCCCTACAGCGCCAGGATCGCTGCCACCGTGTCCGGGATCAAGCGCAATTGTTTTCCCCTTTAATCCTGCCGTAAAATTATAGACAATCGGCAAGGCCGGTTTGTTAATGTCAACAACTACCCTATAGGGCTTGTCCGCTTTTTCATCGCGGAGCAGGGAGAAAACACGGTAACCTGTTTTGTCAATCATATTCTCTAAATCTATGATAAGTTTAGTTACGCCATTAGCCTCTATCAATTTTACCTGATTTGCTATCTTTCCGTCAAGCGCTTGGACAGCTACCATACTGCCTAAACCCGCGCCCTTTATACTGATTTCAAGCCGTGGAACTGGCAAATCCTTTAAGACGGCCTCACCTTTAACAGGACCAGTTGCATCAATAACCAATCTTAGTTTTGATTCACCGGTAACAGCATCATTATGTACAGCATACCTAACACTTGTTATTTCAGTTTTGGCATTAACTGATGCTTTAGCATTAACCGATGCTTTAGCATTAACC carries:
- a CDS encoding N-acetylmuramoyl-L-alanine amidase; this translates as VNAKASVNAKASVNAKTEITSVRYAVHNDAVTGESKLRLVIDATGPVKGEAVLKDLPVPRLEISIKGAGLGSMVAVQALDGKIANQVKLIEANGVTKLIIDLENMIDKTGYRVFSLLRDEKADKPYRVVVDINKPALPIVYNFTAGLKGKTIALDPGHGGSDPGAVGPGGTKEKTVTLAVAQKLAVLLEKAGAKVVMTRRGDNDVYGASATAADELKARTTLAALNKADIFVSIHADAFTNSKVGGTSTFYYRKSMYDALLAQSIQSSILKASKLNDRRVNSANFYVIKKSLMPAALVEMAFITNPNEEKLLNSPKFQQKMAQGIYQGLDHFFAQAAKIGGGRK